The Pseudomonas solani genome segment TAGGCCGCGTCGCGGGTGCACAGGCTGTCGCCGTGCATCAGCAGCACCGGGTGGCCGGCCAGCTCGACGCGGCTCGGGTCCGCCAGCAGGGTGCAGCCGGCCTCGCGGCAGAAGCGCGTGCCGATCATGAAGTCGCGGTTGCCGTGCATCAGGAAGATGCGCGTGCCGCCATCGGCCACCTGGCGCAGGGCCTGGGCGATGGAGCGTTGGAAGGGGGTCATGGCGTCGTCGCCGATCCAGGCCTCGAAGAAGTCACCCAGTATGTAGAGCGCTTCGGCCTGGCTGGCGCGGGTCTGCAGGAAACGAAGAAACGCCCGGGTTATATCCGGGCGCTCCTCTTCAAGATGCAGATCGGAGATCAGCAGGATCACTCGACGATCTCGGCCTTCTCGATGATCACGTCTTCGACCGGTACGTCCTGGTGGCCGGACTTCATGGTGGTGGCCACGCCCTTGATCTTGTTGACCACGTCCATGCCTTCGGTCACTTCACCGAACACCGCGTAGCCCCAGCCCTGCACGGTCGGCGCGCTGTGGTTGAGGAAGCTGTTGTCGGAAACGTTGATGAAGAACTGCGCGGACGCCGAGTGCGGCTCCATGGTGCGGGCCATGGCCACGGTGCCGACCTTGTTCGACAGGCCGTTGTTGGCCTCGTTCTTGATGGAGGCGCGGGTGGTCTTCTGTTTCATGCCCGGCTCGAAGCCGCCGCCCTGGATCATGAAGTTGGAGATCACGCGGTGGAAGACGGTGCCATCGTAGTGGCCGGCCTTCACGTACTCCTTGAAGTTGGCCACGGTTTCCGGGGCTTTGTCTTCGAAGAGTTCCAGGGTGATGACGCCATGGTTGGTGTGCAGCTTGATCATTTCGGTATTCGCTCTGTCGAGAATTCGAAGGCCTGTCAGGGGGTTGACAGCTTCGGCTATGATAAGCGCTTTGATTTGACCGGCCTACCCTGTGCCGCGCACCCGTAGACCTAAGGATCCCATGAGCAAGCCTGAGACCCCCGCCGCCGCCAACTTCCTCCGCCCCATCGTCCAGGCCGACCTGGATGCCGGTACGCACGCCAAGATCGTCACCCGCTTCCCGCCGGAGCCCAATGGCTACCTGCACATCGGCCATGCCAAGTCGATCTGCCTGAACTTCGGCCTGGCCCAGGAATTCGGCGGTGACTGCCACCTGCGCTTCGACGACACCAACCCGGCCAAGGAAGACCAGGAATACATCGACGCCATCGAAAGCGACGTGAAATGGCTGGGCTTCCAGTGGTCGGGCGAGGTGCGCTACGCCTCCAACTATTTCGACCAGCTGCACGCCTGGGCCATCGAGCTGATCAAGGCCGGCAAGGCGTTCGTCTGCGACCTCAACGCCGAAGAGATGCGTGAATACCGCGGCAGCCTGCACGAGGCGGGCAAGAACAGCCCGTTCCGCGAGCGCTCGGTGGAAGAGAACCTGGATCTGTTCGCCCGCATGAAGGCCGGCGAGTTCCCGGATGGCGCCCGCTCCCTGCGCGCCAAGATCGACATGGCCTCGCCGAACATCAACCTGCGCGACCCGATCCTCTACCGCATCCGCCACGCCCATCACCACCAGACCGGCGACAAGTGGTGCATCTACCCCAGCTACGACTTCACCCACGGTCAGTCGGACGCCATCGAGGGCATCACCCACTCCATCTGCACCCTGGAGTTCGAGGACCATCGCCCGCTCTACGAATGGTTCCTGGCCAACCTGCCGGTCCCCGCGCAGCCCCGCCAGTACGAGTTCTCGCGCCTGAACCTGAACTACACCATCACCAGCAAGCGCAAGCTCAAGCAACTGGTGGACGAGAAACACGTCAGCGGCTGGGACGACCCGCGCATGTCGACGCTCTCCGGCTACCGCCGTCGCGGCTACACCCCGGAATCGATCCGCAATTTCTGCGAGATGGTCGGCGTCAACCGTGCCAGCGGCGTGGTCGACATCGGCATGCTGGAATTCAGCATCCGTGACCACCTGGACGCCACCGCGTCCCGCGCCATGTGCGTGCTCAAGCCGCTCAAGGTAGTGATCACCAACTACCCGGAAGGCCAGGTCGAGAACCTCGAACTGCCGCGCCACCCCAAGGAAGACATGGGCGTTCGCGCGCTGCCCTTCGCCCGCGAGATCTACATCGACGCCAGCGACTTCGAAGAAGTCCCGCCGGCCGGCTTCAAGCGCCTGATCCCTGGTGGCGAAGTGCGCCTGCGCGGCAGCTACGTGATCCGCGCCGACGAAGCCATCAAGGATGCCGCCGGCAACATCGTCGAGCTGCTTTGCTCCTATGACGAGAACACCCTCGGCAAGAACCCCGAAGGCCGCAAGGTCAAGGGCGTGATCCACTGGGTGCCGGCCGAGGCCAGCGTCGAGTGCGAAGTGCGCCTGTACGACCGCCTGTTCCGTTCGGCGAACCCGGAGAAATCCGAAGAGGGCGGCAGCTTCCTCGACAACATCAACCCCGAGTCGCTGGTGGTGCTCACCGGCTGCCGCGCCGAGCCGTCCCTGGCCAATGCGCAGCCCGAGGAGCGCTTCCAGTTCGAGCGCGAAGGTTACTTCGTCGCCGACATCAAGGATTCGCAGCCCGGCAAGCCGGTGTTCAACCGCACCGTCACCCTGCGTGATTCCTGGGGGCAATGATGGCGCTGTCGATCTACAACACCCTCACCAAGGTCAAGGAAGCCTTCCAGCCGCTGGAAGGCAACAGCGTGCGCATGTACGTGTGCGGCATGACCGTGTACGACTTCTGCCACATCGGCCACGCCCGCGTGATGGTCGCCTTCGACGTAGTCACCCGCTGGCTGCGTGAGCGCGGCTACGACGTGACCTACGTGCGCAACATCACCGACATCGACGACAAGATCATCCGTCGCGCCCAGGAGAACGGCGAGCCGTTCGAGGCCCTGGTCGACCGTATGATCGCCGCCATGCACGAAGATGAAGCGCGCCTCGCCGTGCTGCGCCCGGACATCGAGCCCCGCGCCACCGGCCATATCGCCGGCATGCACACGATGATCCAGACCCTGATCGACAAGGGCTTCGCCTACGCCCCCGGCAATGGCGACGTCTACTACCGCGTGGGCAAGTTCGAAGGCTACGGCAAGCTGTCCCGCCGTCGCATCGACGAGCTGAAGATCGGCGCCCGCATCGAGGTCGACGAATCCAAGGAAGATCCGCTGGACTTCGTGCTCTGGAAGGGCGCCAAGCCCGGCGAGCCGAGCTGGGAATCCCCCTGGGGCCCCGGTCGCCCCGGCTGGCACATCGAGTGCTCGGTGATGTCCACCTGCTGCCTGGGCGAGACCTTCGACATCCACGGCGGCGGCCCGGACCTGGTGTTCCCCCACCACGAGAACGAGATCGCCCAGAGCGAGGCGGCCACCGGCAAGCTCTACGCCAGGGCCTGGATGCACGCCGGCGCGGTGCGCGTGGACGGCGAGAAGATGTCCAAGTCCCTGGGCAACTTCTTCACCATCCGCGAGGTGCTGGAGAAGTACCACCCCGAGGTGGTGCGCTACCTGCTGGTCTCCAGCCACTACCGCAGCCCTATCAACTATTCCGAAGACAACCTCAAGGAAGCCAAGGGCGCCCTGGAACGCTTCTACACCGCCCTGCGCGGCCTGCCGGAGGCGCCCGCCGCCGAGGGCGAAGCCTTCGTCGAGCGCTTCAATGCCTCCATGGATGACGACTTCAACACCCCCGAAGCCGTCGCCGTGCTGTTCGACATGGCCCGCGAGGTCAACCGCCTGCGCGACACCGACCTGGCCGCCGCGGCAGCCCTGGCGGCCCGTCTCAAGGCCCTGGGCGGCCTGCTCGGCCTGCTGCAACTGGACCCGGACGCCTTCCTCCAGGCCGGCGCCACCGGCAAGGTCGACGCGGCCGAGGTCGAAGCCCTGATCCAGGCGCGCCTGCAAGCGCGTGCGGAGAAG includes the following:
- the lpxH gene encoding UDP-2,3-diacylglucosamine diphosphatase; the encoded protein is MILLISDLHLEEERPDITRAFLRFLQTRASQAEALYILGDFFEAWIGDDAMTPFQRSIAQALRQVADGGTRIFLMHGNRDFMIGTRFCREAGCTLLADPSRVELAGHPVLLMHGDSLCTRDAAYMRMRRILRNPVVLWILRHLPLATRHKLARKLRSESRMQTRQKAVEITDVTPEEIPRLLAEQGVPTLIHGHTHRPAVHELQVGGLPAQRIVLGDWDRQGWALEVDEQGFRQAPFALD
- a CDS encoding peptidylprolyl isomerase; this encodes MIKLHTNHGVITLELFEDKAPETVANFKEYVKAGHYDGTVFHRVISNFMIQGGGFEPGMKQKTTRASIKNEANNGLSNKVGTVAMARTMEPHSASAQFFINVSDNSFLNHSAPTVQGWGYAVFGEVTEGMDVVNKIKGVATTMKSGHQDVPVEDVIIEKAEIVE
- a CDS encoding glutamine--tRNA ligase/YqeY domain fusion protein; translated protein: MSKPETPAAANFLRPIVQADLDAGTHAKIVTRFPPEPNGYLHIGHAKSICLNFGLAQEFGGDCHLRFDDTNPAKEDQEYIDAIESDVKWLGFQWSGEVRYASNYFDQLHAWAIELIKAGKAFVCDLNAEEMREYRGSLHEAGKNSPFRERSVEENLDLFARMKAGEFPDGARSLRAKIDMASPNINLRDPILYRIRHAHHHQTGDKWCIYPSYDFTHGQSDAIEGITHSICTLEFEDHRPLYEWFLANLPVPAQPRQYEFSRLNLNYTITSKRKLKQLVDEKHVSGWDDPRMSTLSGYRRRGYTPESIRNFCEMVGVNRASGVVDIGMLEFSIRDHLDATASRAMCVLKPLKVVITNYPEGQVENLELPRHPKEDMGVRALPFAREIYIDASDFEEVPPAGFKRLIPGGEVRLRGSYVIRADEAIKDAAGNIVELLCSYDENTLGKNPEGRKVKGVIHWVPAEASVECEVRLYDRLFRSANPEKSEEGGSFLDNINPESLVVLTGCRAEPSLANAQPEERFQFEREGYFVADIKDSQPGKPVFNRTVTLRDSWGQ
- the cysS gene encoding cysteine--tRNA ligase: MALSIYNTLTKVKEAFQPLEGNSVRMYVCGMTVYDFCHIGHARVMVAFDVVTRWLRERGYDVTYVRNITDIDDKIIRRAQENGEPFEALVDRMIAAMHEDEARLAVLRPDIEPRATGHIAGMHTMIQTLIDKGFAYAPGNGDVYYRVGKFEGYGKLSRRRIDELKIGARIEVDESKEDPLDFVLWKGAKPGEPSWESPWGPGRPGWHIECSVMSTCCLGETFDIHGGGPDLVFPHHENEIAQSEAATGKLYARAWMHAGAVRVDGEKMSKSLGNFFTIREVLEKYHPEVVRYLLVSSHYRSPINYSEDNLKEAKGALERFYTALRGLPEAPAAEGEAFVERFNASMDDDFNTPEAVAVLFDMAREVNRLRDTDLAAAAALAARLKALGGLLGLLQLDPDAFLQAGATGKVDAAEVEALIQARLQARAEKNWAESDRIRDQITALGVVLEDGKGGTTWRLAE